In one Candidatus Nomurabacteria bacterium genomic region, the following are encoded:
- a CDS encoding ComF family protein has product MIDQLLSIIAPHHCSGCGIIGTMLCDNCKYDIISEPFSACVGCGKQLAPASGLCGVCRVPYERAWCVADRRDHLESLINDFKFSNTRAAHGPLADLLHSHLPELPKNTIIVPVPTVGSHIRQRGYDHMLLVARKFSGLRKLSVDLSLSRATNTTQRGMGVRERVSQAKSAFVCRKKLDPNATYLLIDDVITTGATVKYAAQTLLDAGAGKVWVASISRQTLD; this is encoded by the coding sequence ATGATTGACCAACTACTATCAATTATCGCTCCCCACCACTGTTCCGGATGCGGAATAATTGGCACCATGCTATGTGATAATTGTAAATATGACATCATAAGCGAACCTTTCTCTGCGTGTGTGGGCTGTGGCAAGCAACTGGCGCCAGCAAGTGGTTTATGTGGAGTATGTCGTGTGCCATATGAGCGCGCCTGGTGTGTCGCCGACCGTCGTGATCATCTTGAAAGTCTGATAAATGACTTCAAGTTTAGTAACACGCGAGCAGCACATGGCCCGCTCGCTGACCTACTTCATTCCCATTTGCCTGAATTACCGAAAAATACAATTATTGTTCCCGTACCTACAGTTGGTTCTCATATTCGCCAAAGGGGTTACGACCACATGCTATTAGTAGCGCGAAAGTTTAGTGGCTTACGAAAGCTGTCTGTCGATTTGTCGCTGAGTCGTGCTACAAATACAACACAGCGCGGCATGGGAGTGCGGGAGCGTGTGTCACAAGCAAAGTCTGCATTTGTCTGCCGTAAAAAGTTAGATCCAAATGCAACATATCTACTTATAGATGATGTCATTACAACTGGGGCGACCGTGAAATACGCAGCCCAGACTTTACTTGATGCTGGTGCTGGTAAGGTTTGGGTTGCCTCAATTAGTCGTCAAACTCTCGACTAA
- a CDS encoding Hsp20/alpha crystallin family protein, with protein sequence MARKQNTNDDLLIEDELAAAFLNDDDLSSNADDGGVVMHDDEQLEDDFPGQLAVDVYETEDKLVVKARTAGVNKDELDVSISDGILTVSGTLSSGDDADVNNWHIQECYWGEFSRTLALPVAVKEDEVEAVLKDGVLTITFSKVKQEHAKKIQVL encoded by the coding sequence ATGGCCCGCAAACAAAATACCAATGACGATCTATTGATCGAAGACGAATTGGCCGCCGCATTCCTGAATGACGACGATCTTTCAAGTAACGCCGATGATGGCGGTGTCGTCATGCATGATGACGAACAGCTTGAAGACGATTTTCCAGGACAGTTGGCAGTCGATGTATACGAAACCGAGGATAAGCTGGTTGTTAAAGCCCGCACAGCCGGTGTAAACAAAGATGAGCTAGACGTCAGTATATCTGACGGCATCCTAACAGTCAGCGGTACGCTGAGCAGTGGTGATGACGCCGATGTTAATAACTGGCACATTCAAGAATGCTACTGGGGCGAGTTTAGTCGTACACTAGCACTTCCTGTTGCCGTTAAGGAAGATGAAGTAGAGGCCGTCTTAAAGGATGGTGTTCTAACCATTACATTTAGCAAGGTTAAGCAAGAACACGCTAAGAAAATTCAGGTTCTGTAA